The following nucleotide sequence is from Pseudonocardia sp. C8.
CGTCGGCTATACCGACGAGATCGACGACGACGCCCTCCGTGCGGTCGTCACCAGCGTCCAGAAGCGCCTCGCCGGCGTCCCCGCCTTCGACGCCCGCTTCAGCCAGCCCACCATCTTCGCCGAAGCCATCGTCCTGACACCCGAGCCGAGCGAGCCCTTCCACGCCATCCAGACAGCGATCCGCGACGGCATCGCCGATGCACTCGGCGCCGACGCGGTCAACACCGGGCCCGCACAGTCCGCCCAATTCCGGCCGCACGTGTCCCTCGCCTACAGCGCAGCCGAGCACGCGTCCGAGCCGTACCGGGCTGCGCTCGACGCCATCGAGCCCGCGCCGGCTAGCACCCGCATCGCCCGCGCCACCCTCATCACCCAGAACCGCGTCCTCGCCCCCGAGTGGGTCTACCGCTGGACAACCGAGGCCGACGCCCCATTGCGCTGAGGCCGACCGCCCGACTGTCGCGTCTCCCCCGCTGGCGAACGTCAAGTATCAGCCGGGACACGACAACGACGCCCGAGCGCACTGTGTCTAGATTCTCCACTCAGTAT
It contains:
- a CDS encoding 2'-5' RNA ligase family protein; the protein is MPTDAPTLRDHWWPRPGWHPGRLVYTWHLTFDDAPELHRLAAAYQRQLATLPGLNLVPLEWLHLTVQGVGYTDEIDDDALRAVVTSVQKRLAGVPAFDARFSQPTIFAEAIVLTPEPSEPFHAIQTAIRDGIADALGADAVNTGPAQSAQFRPHVSLAYSAAEHASEPYRAALDAIEPAPASTRIARATLITQNRVLAPEWVYRWTTEADAPLR